The Alkalihalophilus pseudofirmus nucleotide sequence GCCCATTTCTTCCATCTGTTGCTTAATTTCTTCTTTAATATTTACTCCACCGTGATCTGAACCAATTGCTACTTTCATCTGTACAGCCTCCTAAATGGTTTTAAGAAAAGCTCAAGCACCCGCTCTTCTATGAGCAGGCACTGGAGCTTTCCGGTTTCTTCGTTATGACAATCTTATCTTCTAAATTGTAAACCTTTCGATCGTTGCTTTCAATTGGTTTGCGTGAGTTGATAAAATTTGCGCTGTTTTAGACATATCTTGTATCGTTTCAGCCTGTTGCTCTGCCATTGCTGTAACCTCAGTGGACCCAGCTGATGTTTCTTCTGCAATTGCCGCAACCTCTTGTGATTGCTGGGAGGTCTCTTGAATTGATTCCATTTGCTGCTTCGTCATTTTCGAAATATCTGTAATGACCGTTGCTACATCGTGAACGGACCTTTCCATTAAGGCGATCGTTTCGTTCGTTTGACTTCCTCGTTCTGCCTGATGAATCGCAGCATTTACCTGCTCATCAATTTGATAGACAACAGTCTGCACTTCTTCTTGCATTTTATGAATCAAGCTTGAGATCCCCTGAACAGCTTGTGCACTTTGGTCAGCAAGCTTTCTTACTTCATCGGCTACAACCGCAAATCCTCGGCCATGCTCCCCTGCACGCGCCGCTTCAATCGATGCATTGAGGGCAAGCAGATTTGTTTGAGCCGCAATATCACCGACTAGGCTGATAATTTCTCCTACCTCCCTTGCCTGATCTTCAAGGCGACCGACTGCTGCGCGTGATTCTTTATTATCAGTAGCGAGCTGATGAATCCCTTTAACAAGCTCATCAATGGCCGTCCGGCTCTCCGTTAAAGCTTGTACCATTTGCTTAGAGGAAGCCGTTGACTGCACCGCTCTTTCCTCTACATTTACCGCAAGTTTCGTCACTTCTTCCATCGCTTCTGCAGTGTGCTGCACTGCATACGCAGAGCTTTCCGCACCTTGAGCGATTTCATCCATCGTTTTACCGATATCAACTGCTTTTGTCGCCGCAAATTCAGATGAAGCATTCATTTCATTAACGACATCATTTGTTTTATGGAAGTTTTCATCAATGTCTCTTACCATTTGACGCAGACTGTCGAGCATTTCATTGTAAGCGAGTCCTAAGGCACGAAGTTCGTCATCTGATTTTGAAACAGCCACATCGTGCTTGATGTCACCTGCTGCAGCACGTCTTGCGGCCTCTTCTAGCTCATGCAAAGGCTTTGTAATAAGCGGCGCACAAACAAACCCTAACACCCCGCTCCAAAACACACCTTTAATCAGCGTAAAAATTATGACTGATTCCCGGTTTAATCCAAAGTAGCTTTCAAAGAAATCTCCTAAAATAAAAATAAAAATAGCACTGAATCCAAATGTAACAACCGCGAGTCCGCTAATCCCTATAACGAGCTTTTTACGAATGCTCGCCCGATATTTTTTCCGTTCCCCCACCGCAATGCGCCACCTCTCGTGTTAAATCGAACTGCTATAGATCAATGGTTACTTCAATTTTTTCTCTAATTCATCTAAGCACTCTTCAATATCATCGGCTGTTCGCACGTATTCTTCAATCGAACCACCGAATGGATCAGCAATATCGGCTGTAAGAGCATCAACCCCAACATATTCTTTTAAGGTATGTACCTTTTCTCTGTGTTCTGAAAATTGACTGCATACGAGCTGCTTATGACCGGCTGTCATTGTTAAAACGACATCTGCCCACTCAAGTAAGTCATTAGTCACAGGCTGGGATGTGTGATCATGATCAATCCCTTTATCAAGTAAAACTCTACTTGTACCCTCTGAAGCTTTGCTGCCAGGAAAAGCATGGACACCAGCAGATTTCACTTCAACTTTATCTCCCATTCGTTCTCTTAAAAGCGCTTCAGCAAGCGGGCTTCGGCATGTATTTCCTGTGCAGACAAATAAGATATGTTTCACTCCCATAATTCATCCTCCTCTCATGTATTGTCGTGTGGTTTCAGTTTTTATTATTTGTTATTGTCTCTATCTTCTTCCATCTTATCACAGCTTTTTTGAAAACTGTATCACTGTTCATGACGATTGAATGAATCGTTAGACCTAAGCATAAATATACACTCACCTACATCGGAATAATTAATTTAATGCCAAAACCTATTAATATACATCCGCCGATTAATTCACCGTACGAGCCAATATATTGTCCAAACTTCCTCCCCATTAAAAGGCCTGCCCATGAGAGCACCATACTCATTGCACCTATTACAGCCACAGTAAGCAGCGTTTTAGCACCAAGCATCCCGAGTCCGAGTCCCGCTGAGAAGCTGTCTAAGCTGACACTGACCGCAAATAAAAAGAGCCCCCAGCCCATTGGTTTGACAAGTGAATCATCATCCGACTTCAAAGCCGCAATCATCATTTGAATCCCGATAATAAGCAAAAGCGCCCCGCCAATATAGGTCGCGATCATTCCGAAATAATTAGACAACACCTTCCCTGTAACGATGCCCATCAGCGGCATGATGACATGAAACGCCCCAATCGTCACGCCAATTCTAAAAATCTGGCGAAGCCTAAGGCCAAGCATCCCCATTCCAAGCGCAACAGAAAAAGCATCCATCCCAAGCGCCCCCGCCATGATAATTAAAGTAACCACCTCATGCATACACTTCACTCCCCACACATGCTACTAAAATGTATGCAAGTCCAAAGGATAATAGGACAATAGAAAGGCGGAAGGGTTCGGTTAGGTATGAGTCGGGTGGAGCTTTGGCAATAAGAAGCGCTTTTTGCTTCGTTTGGCAAAGTGAAGCCGACGATTACCTGAACCCTGGAGCTAGACAGAGAAAGGCGGAGGCGACTGGTTTGCGTTCGATTTACCATTTAATGTATGCATTTGTTCGAAAAAAATGGGTTTTTGTTCGAATTACTTGATAGTTTATTCGAAATATCTATTAACTTGTTTAAATAATGATTATTTATGTTCATATTACACATGCTGCACTCTCAACAAGTGCTTATCGACACAAAAAATTCATCTTATTTCAAAGCAAAGAGCCTTCATCAGAGAAATCTCTCCTCATAAAGGCTCCATTAAGCTTCATTCCATCCATAATTCATTAAAATCCCATTTAAATCACTCTTCCACCTGCTGCTTTTTCGAGGCGGTTCATGATTGCTGCCCCTACTCCTTCATTTGGGAACGTTTCGGAATAGATGACATCGACGTTTTCCTGGTCAAATTGGCGTAGCGCTTCATACAGTTTTGCGGCAACGGTCGCTAAATCTTCTCGCGCACCGCACGCAATCACTGTGTCAGCCTTGTATTCAGCTGCGCGCTCTTCTGTAGTCAGTACGCCGACTTTCTTCCTTTGTCCACTTGCCTCATCCAACAGCGCCTGGATTCGGGAAGCATCATGAACTAATGTTAAGCTGCCTTTAGGTGCGTAGTGGGTATATTTCATTCCTGGAGAGCGGGGCGCATCTTCTGTATTTTTTAGTGATGGATCCACGGCCACTTCCCCGACAACTTCCTTCAGCTCCTCAATCGTTACGCCGCCGGGACGATAGAGCATCGGCGGGTCCACAGAGCAGTCAAGAACGGTTGATTCAAGTCCTACCCCTGTGCTTCCCCCGTCAACGACACCAGCAATTCTACCTTGTAAGTCATGATACACATGAGCTGCGGTCGTTGGGCTTGGTTTTCCAGAAAGATTCGCACTTGGTGCGGCAACTGGTACATTTGCGGCTTTAATTAATTTTAATGCGAGCGGGTGGCTCGGCATGCGGATTGCTACCGTCTCGAGACCTGCAGTTACATTAGGTGCGATTGGACCTTTCTTTTTATAGATAATGGTCAACGGTCCTGGCCAGAATGCTTCCATAAGTTTTTCAGCAGCAGGCGTAATTTCTGTAACAAGCTCACTCAGCTGGTCCCTGTTTGCAATGTGGACAATCAGTGGATTATCACTTGGCCGCCCTTTTGCTTCAAATATTTTAGCAATCGCTTTCTCATCGAGTGCGTTCGCTCCAAGTCCATACACAGTCTCTGTGGGGAACGCAACAACTTCTCCCTCACTTATCCACATCGCGGCATCGCTTATATATTCACGCTTTTTATCTTCATCATTTATTTTATCCACATTAAATATTTTTGTCTGTTTATAACTCATTGTACACCGCCCCTATCTCTTCTATTTTGCAAGGGTTGTCGTCTATTGTCAAACGAGGTGACAATAATCGACTATA carries:
- a CDS encoding methyl-accepting chemotaxis protein produces the protein MGERKKYRASIRKKLVIGISGLAVVTFGFSAIFIFILGDFFESYFGLNRESVIIFTLIKGVFWSGVLGFVCAPLITKPLHELEEAARRAAAGDIKHDVAVSKSDDELRALGLAYNEMLDSLRQMVRDIDENFHKTNDVVNEMNASSEFAATKAVDIGKTMDEIAQGAESSAYAVQHTAEAMEEVTKLAVNVEERAVQSTASSKQMVQALTESRTAIDELVKGIHQLATDNKESRAAVGRLEDQAREVGEIISLVGDIAAQTNLLALNASIEAARAGEHGRGFAVVADEVRKLADQSAQAVQGISSLIHKMQEEVQTVVYQIDEQVNAAIHQAERGSQTNETIALMERSVHDVATVITDISKMTKQQMESIQETSQQSQEVAAIAEETSAGSTEVTAMAEQQAETIQDMSKTAQILSTHANQLKATIERFTI
- a CDS encoding manganese efflux pump MntP, translated to MHEVVTLIIMAGALGMDAFSVALGMGMLGLRLRQIFRIGVTIGAFHVIMPLMGIVTGKVLSNYFGMIATYIGGALLLIIGIQMMIAALKSDDDSLVKPMGWGLFLFAVSVSLDSFSAGLGLGMLGAKTLLTVAVIGAMSMVLSWAGLLMGRKFGQYIGSYGELIGGCILIGFGIKLIIPM
- a CDS encoding low molecular weight protein arginine phosphatase codes for the protein MKHILFVCTGNTCRSPLAEALLRERMGDKVEVKSAGVHAFPGSKASEGTSRVLLDKGIDHDHTSQPVTNDLLEWADVVLTMTAGHKQLVCSQFSEHREKVHTLKEYVGVDALTADIADPFGGSIEEYVRTADDIEECLDELEKKLK
- a CDS encoding L-threonylcarbamoyladenylate synthase yields the protein MSYKQTKIFNVDKINDEDKKREYISDAAMWISEGEVVAFPTETVYGLGANALDEKAIAKIFEAKGRPSDNPLIVHIANRDQLSELVTEITPAAEKLMEAFWPGPLTIIYKKKGPIAPNVTAGLETVAIRMPSHPLALKLIKAANVPVAAPSANLSGKPSPTTAAHVYHDLQGRIAGVVDGGSTGVGLESTVLDCSVDPPMLYRPGGVTIEELKEVVGEVAVDPSLKNTEDAPRSPGMKYTHYAPKGSLTLVHDASRIQALLDEASGQRKKVGVLTTEERAAEYKADTVIACGAREDLATVAAKLYEALRQFDQENVDVIYSETFPNEGVGAAIMNRLEKAAGGRVI